A single Lactuca sativa cultivar Salinas chromosome 8, Lsat_Salinas_v11, whole genome shotgun sequence DNA region contains:
- the LOC111887619 gene encoding MDIS1-interacting receptor like kinase 2 produces MAYNNISGVIPPEFGNLTQLQRLDLSSNHLVGEIPKEFGKIKSMLNLSLGNNQLSGIIPPELGSCKLLEVVDLSTNRLNGSIPRSISQWEHIHYLNLSTNKLSDKIPNEIGKLIHLTKIDLSQNLLTKEIPFEVQSLKILQKLDLSHNKLTGSISNAFTSLPHGIDINLSYNGLTGVVPPSPNFVNASIQGNLGLCGNVIGVKLCSFQIMNKKKGPFHHRIILVVMLPLSGVVLLGLFTCGLIAYNQQKKKSPHKPLEEKSCDYFSITSFDGKVVYDDILKVTNDFNEAYCIGTGGYGIVYKAELQPNNVVAIKKLYSSSENNDHTGFLNEVRALTNIRHRNIVKLYGYCSHVRHSFLIYQYLEKGSLGSILRSHVLAKDLDWLNRVNIVKGVANGLAYMHHDCLPPMIHRDISIENILLDSDYEIHIFDFGTSKLLKLDSSNWTAIAATYGYIAPELAYTMVANEKCDVYSFGIVALEVIMGKQPGELPTLSVDYLVLANVGDSRIPFPSPQVEKQVKLVLSLARACLNSNPHGRPTMYQISNLLTKA; encoded by the exons ATGGCCTATAACAACATCAGTGGTGTCATACCACCAGAGTTTGGAAATTTAACTCAACTACAAAggcttgatctttcttctaatCATTTGGTAGGTGAAATCCCGAAGGAGTTTGGGAAGATAAAAAGTATGTTGAATTTGTCGTTGGGTAATAACCAACTTTCAGGTATTATACCTCCAGAGCTCGGATCTTGTAAACTCCTTGAAGTAGTCGATCTATCCACAAATAGATTGAATGGGTCAATACCAAGAAGTATTAGTCAATGGGAACATATCCACTACTTGAATCTTAGTACTAATAAGCTAAGTGATAAAATTCCGAATGAGATTGGAAAACTAATTCATCTTACGAAAATCGATTTATCTCAGAATTTGCTCACGAAAGAGATACCATTTGAAGTTCaaagtttgaaaattttgcaAAAACTAGATCTTTCTCACAATAAACTAACTGGTTCAATTTCTAATGCTTTTACAAGTTTGCCTCATGGGATTGATATCAACCTCTCTTACAATGGGCTAACTGGTGTAGTTCCCCCAAGCCCCAACTTTGTAAATGCATCCATACAAGGCAATCTAGGTTTGTGTGGAAATGTTATAGGAGTGAAACTTTGTTCATTCCAAATTATGAACAAGAAAAAAGGTCCCTTTCACCATAGGATCATCCTTGTAGTTATGCTCCCCCTTAGTGGGGTGGTTTTACTTGGTTTATTCACATGTGGCCTAATTGCTTATAACCAACAAAAGAAAAAGTCTCCACACAAACCATTGGAAGAGAAAAGTTGTGATTATTTCTCCATTACAAGTTTTGATGGAAAAGTAGTGTATGACGATATCTTGAAGGTAACAAATGATTTCAACGAAGCATACTGTATTGGGACCGGAGGATATGGTATTGTTTACAAAGCCGAGCTACAGCCTAACAATGTGGTAGCTATCAAGAAACTTTATTCATCATCTGAGAATAATGATCATACTGGTTTCCTTAATGAGGTACGAGCATTAACCAACATAAGACATCGAAACATAGTGAAACTCTATGGATATTGCTCCCATGTTCGCCACTCATTTTTGATTTATCAATACCTTGAAAAGGGAAGCCTTGGATCAATCTTAAGAAGCCATGTCTTAGCAAAAGATCTGGATTGGTTGAATAGAGTCAATATTGTAAAGGGTGTAGCTAATGGTTTGGCTTATATGCATCATGACTGCTTGCCTCCTATGATTCACAGAGACATTTCCATAGAAAACATCCTTCTCGATTCTGATTATGAGATACATATTTTTGATTTTGGCACATCCAAGCTTTTAAAGCTAGACTCATCCAACTGGACTGCAATTGCAGCCACGTACGGTTATATTGCACCAG AGCTTGCTTATACAATGGTGGCAAACGAGAAATGTGATGTGTATAGCTTTGGCATTGTTGCACTAGAAGTGATCATGGGAAAGCAACCCGGTGAACTACCAACATTGTCTGTTGATTATTTGGTGTTAGCAAATGTGGGAGATAGTCGGATTCCATTTCCCTCACCACAAGTGGAGAAACAAGTTAAGTTAGTATTGAGTCTTGCAAGAGCATGTTTGAACTCCAATCCACATGGAAGGCCAACAATGTACCAAATTTCAAATTTGTTGACGAAGGCATGA
- the LOC111887618 gene encoding probable leucine-rich repeat receptor-like protein kinase At1g35710: MAIIPSSNFLFYSLALLIITLSSIPNSTSASLEEANVLLKWKASLQITNNSLLSSWLPLPKNSCASVPCTSWFGVVCNTDESIHTLNLTGSGLKVSTTSLALSHHNSESSTNLSILICHQISFLARFLHHWLSGCIPLSLANLSNLQELYLCVNKLSGPIPTELGNLKSLTYLSLKYNQLSGSIPSSLGDLSSLNVLYLGQNQLSGPIPIELGNLKSLTHLAVNDNQLSGSIPLSLTNLSNLQCLKLRANKLSGLIPQGLGSLGLFELQLAKNHFSGHLPGDLCHGGKLQRLTVNGNQFTGLISRSLRNCLSIIRAHFDQNQFICNIPK, encoded by the exons ATGGCAATAATTCCTTCTTCAAACTTCTTATTTTACTCTCTAGCTCTACTAATCATCACACTCTCCTCGATACCAAATTCTACTTCTGCTTCTTTGGAGGAAGCAAATGTTCTTCTTAAATGGAAAGCAAGCCTTCAAATCACAAACAACTCCTTGCTCTCTTCATGGCTTCCCCTCCCTAAAAATTCTTGTGCATCGGTTCCATGCACTTCTTGGTTTGGAGTAGTTTGCAATACTGATGAGAGCATTCACACGTTGAACCTCACTGGATCTGGATTAAAGG TGTCAACAACTTCTTTGGCCCTATCCCACCACAACTCCGAGTCCTCTACAAACTTGTCCATCTTGATTTGTCATCAAATAAGTTTTCTGGCTCGATTCCTTCATCATTGG CTTAGTGGTTGTATACCTTTATCACTAGCAAACCTTAGCAACTTACAGGAACTATACCTATGTGTGAATAAATTATCTGGTCCCATTCCTACTGAACTTGGGAATTTGAAATCTCTCACTTACCTTTCGTTAAAATACAATCAGCTAAGTGGCTCTATTCCTTCATCGTTGGGTGATTTGTCATCTTTAAATGTCCTTTATTTGGGCCAAAATCAACTCTCTGGTCCCATTCCTATTGAACTTGGGAATTTGAAGTCTCTCACTCATCTTGCAGTGAACGACAATCAACTTAGTGGTTCTATTCCTTTATCACTAACAAACCTCAGCAACCTACAGTGTCTGAAACTTCGTGCAAATAAATTATCTGGTTTGATTCCACAAGGATTGGGAAGTCTAGGCTTGTTTGAGCTACAACTGgcaaaaaatcatttttctggCCATTTACCTGGTGATTTGTGCCATGGGGGAAAGCTTCAAAGGTTAACAGTGAATGGTAATCAATTTACTGGGCTTATTTCAAGAAGCTTACGTAATTGTCTTAGCATAATAAGAGCTCATTTTGATCAAAATCAAttcatttgtaacatcccgaaatag